The proteins below are encoded in one region of Sander vitreus isolate 19-12246 chromosome 24, sanVit1, whole genome shotgun sequence:
- the inha gene encoding LOW QUALITY PROTEIN: inhibin alpha chain (The sequence of the model RefSeq protein was modified relative to this genomic sequence to represent the inferred CDS: deleted 1 base in 1 codon) yields MVSCALFILCPLWIHVLTQACSGEELSREAVLSWFRERVLEGLGLEEPPLVHDPDRDMAKPEARHAPRRAPRTSRTAWVNHQSSPTKETSQMILFPSSDSSCARPDSAPGGTSNSHFTYYFQHSMNNHETLVTSAHFWFYAGEGATANSSAQLFILTSAQQLLRAAQAPSKTSSDGWTTYHLDRTLLASLCEGPFLLQVRCPACQCYANEPDKTPFLHLHTEPRGPVRSPRHAPVTIPWSLSAIDLLRQPSQERPHHNHCHRAEIEISFEELGWDNWIVHPKLLTFYYCHGNCSAWDRPAATLGITQCCAPVPGTMKSLRITTTSDGWYSFKYETLPNIIPEECSCI; encoded by the exons ATGGTGTCCTGTGCTCTCTTTATCCTGTGCCCTCTGTGGATCCACGTTCTGACACAAGCCTGTAGCGGAGAAGAGCTGTCCCGGGAAGCGGTGTTGTCCTGGTTCAGAGAACGGGTTCTGGAGGGCCTCGGGCTGGAGGAGCCTCCTCTAGTGCATGATCCTGATAGGGACATGGCCAAGCCAGAAGCAAGGCATGCACCCCGGAGGGCCCCCAGGACAAGCAGGACAGCGTGGGTCAACCATCAAAGCAGTCCGACCAAAGAAACATCTCAAATGATTCTCTTTCCCAGCTCTG ACTCATCCTGTGCCAGACCTGACTCAGCTCCTGGAGGAACCTCCAACAGCCACTTCACATATTACTTCCAGCACTCCATGAACAACCACGAGACCCTAGTCACATCTGCCCACTTCTGGTTCTATGCAGGCGAAGGAGCCACAGCCAACTCCTCTGCCCAGCTGTTCATTCTCACTTCAGCGCAGCAGCTTCTTCGGGCGGCACAGGCTCCATCAAAGACGAGCTCGGATGGATGGACCACCTACCACCTGGATCGAACCCTGCTAGCCTCACTGTGCGAGGGCCCTTTTCTGCTCCAGGTCCGCTGTCCAGCCTGCCAGTGCTACGCCAACGAACCAGACAAGACGCCCTTTCTTCACCTCCACACTGAGCCTCGTGGTCCTGTCCGCTCCCCCCGCCACGCACCAGTAACCATACCCTGGTCTCTTTCTGCTATCGACCTGCTCCGGCAGCCCTCTCAGGAGAGACCTCATCACAACCACTGCCACAGGGCAGAGATTGAAATCAGC TTCGAGGAGCTGGGCTGGGACAACTGGATCGTCCATCCAAAGCTGCTGACTTTCTACTACTGTCACGGGAACTGCTCAGCCTGGGATCGACCCGCCGCCACGCTGGGGATCACACAGTGCTGCGCTCCGGTCCCAGGTACCATGAAGTCCCTGAGGATCACCACAACATCTGACGGCTGGTACTCGTTCAAGTATGAGACCTTGCCCAACATTATACCTGAAGAGTGTTCTTGTATCTGA
- the LOC144512724 gene encoding gap junction gamma-1 protein-like, which yields MSWSFLTRLLDEISNHSTFVGKIWLTVLIIFRIVLTAVGGETIYYDEQSKFICNTQQPGCENVCYDAFAPLSHVRFWIFQVILITTPTIMYLGFAMHKIARMEDNEYRPVRTPKKRMPIVSRGAVRDYEEAEDNGEEDPMIAEEIEQDKPDKEEKSSEKKHDGRRRILRDGLMKVYVCQLLWRSSFEVAFLFGQYILYGFEVIPSYVCTRSPCPHTVDCFVSRPTEKTIFLLVMYVVSFLCLLLTLFEIIHLGVGGIRDTFRKRAMLGSRAPLPSSSRAMPTAPPGYHATVRKEKLKGDLRDSPIADSGRESFGDEGPSSKELERLRRHLKLAQQHLDLAYQVDDGSPSRSNSPEVNAAAQTAAEQNRLNFAQEKQGEASEKGIHA from the exons ATGAGTTGGAGCTTCCTAACCCGTCTGCTGGATGAGATCTCCAACCACTCCACCTTCGTGGGGAAGATCTGGCTGACAGTGCTCATCATCTTCCGTATCGTGCTGACAGCCGTCGGCGGGGAAACCATCTACTACGATGAACAGAGTAAATTTATCTGCAACACGCAGCAGCctgggtgtgagaacgtgtgCTACGACGCGTTTGCTCCGCTCTCGCATGTACGATTCTGGATCTTTCAG GTGATCTTGATCACCACCCCCACCATTATGTACCTGGGCTTCGCCATGCACAAGATCGCTCGCATGGAGGACAACGAGTACCGGCCTGTCCGGACCCCCAAGAAGAGGATGCCCATCGTCAGCCGCGGGGCAGTTCGAGATTACGAGGAAGCAGAGGACAATGGAGAGGAAGACCCCATGATAGCTGAAGAGATTGAACAAGACAAGCccgacaaagaagaaaaaa GCTCAGAGAAAAAGCATGACGGTCGTCGGCGGATCCTGCGCGACGGCCTGATGAAAGTCTACGTGTGCCAGCTGTTGTGGCGCTCGTCCTTCGAGGTCGCCTTCCTTTTCGGCCAGTACATCCTCTACGGCTTTGAGGTGATACCCTCCTACGTCTGCACTCGCTCGCCGTGCCCGCACACCGTGGACTGCTTTGTGTCCCGCCCCACAGAGAAGACCATTTTCCTGCTGGTGATGTACGTCGTGTCTTTCCTCTGCCTGCTCCTCACCCTCTTTGAAATCATCCATTTGGGCGTGGGTGGCATCCGCGACACCTTCCGCAAGCGGGCCATGCTCGGCTCACGTGCCCCCCTTCCGTCCTCCTCGCGTGCCATGCCCACAGCTCCGCCCGGATACCATGCCACCGTCAGGAAGGAGAAACTGAAAGGAGACCTGAGGGACTCGCCAATAGCCGACTCCGGGCGGGAGAGTTTCGGGgacgaggggccgtcgtccaaAGAGCTGGAGCGGTTGAGGAGGCACCTGAAGCTGGCCCAGCAGCACCTGGACCTGGCCTACCAGGTCGATGACGGAAGCCCTTCACGAAGCAACAGCCCCGAGGTCAACGCGGCTGCACAGACGGCCGCCGAGCAAAACCGCCTCAACTTTGCCCAGGAAAAGCAGGGGGAGGCAAGCGAGAAAG GAATACATGCCTGA